From a single Apium graveolens cultivar Ventura chromosome 2, ASM990537v1, whole genome shotgun sequence genomic region:
- the LOC141706919 gene encoding calmodulin-binding protein 60 E-like isoform X3 yields the protein MESSRSNRKVDKRGFEDAGEDQDDTLHHSKRPKLPGLASVIVESLKVDSLQRLCSSLEPLFRRIVSEEIERALTKLGHANAIESSLPPSIKGPEGKNYQLHCRTRMPPHLFTGGKVEGEQGAAIHIVLLDGSTGRVVQTGPESAAKLNVVVLEGDFNEEADELWTEEHFESHEVKEREGKRPLLTGELQVILKEGVGTLGELTFTDNSSWIRSRKFRLGVKVAPGYWDGVRIREAKTEAFAVKDHRGELYKKHYPPALHDEVWRLDRIAKDGALHKKLMKSEIITVEDFLRILVRDPQRLRNILGSGMSNRMWDNTVEHAKTCILGGKLYIYYADGVHSAGVVFNHIYELRGLITDGQFLPLESLNHNQKMLVDALVKGAYENWNQVVEYDGKVLNDLSISKKGTQALIAPAADQNLITNHYYPSTQSRQQYIPSEPVPQHHNKINNQIIHQLIEFPFTSSDSVEGVSISTQQAHLSGNLDYGSAGVSAVGGSFISNDWSAAREGQGFGDFFSEDIRLRSSEMLESDDMQKLLKNFGMGSAFGHSDDTSYCYNIPYEQHQVNKVCEQERGRSSGKAVVGWLKLKAALRWGIFVRRKAAERRAHLIELD from the exons TGTGATTGTAGAGTCTCTGAAGGTTGATAGCTTGCAAAGACTTTGCTCATCCCTGGAGCCCCTTTTCCGCAGAATC GTCAGTGAAGAAATTGAGCGAGCTTTGACGAAATTGGGCCACGCCAATGCAATTGAAAG CTCGTTGCCCCCAAGTATTAAAGGTCCAGAGGGAAAGAACTATCAACTTCACTGCAGGACCAGGATGCCACCTCATCTATTCACAGGCGGGAAAGTAGAGGGAGAACAAGGTGCAGCTATTCATATTGTCTTGTTAGATGGGAGCACGGGTAGAGTTGTGCAAACTGGACCAGAATCAGCAGCCAAGCTGAATGTCGTGGTGCTTGAAGGAGACTTTAATGAGGAAGCTGATGAATTGTGGACAGAGGAACATTTTGAAAGCCATGAGGTCAAAGAGCGGGAGGGGAAAAGGCCACTTTTAACTGGGGAACTACAAGTAATTTTAAAGGAAGGGGTCGGAACTCTTGGAGAGCTTACTTTCACTGACAATTCGAGTTGGATAAGGAGCAGAAAGTTCAGGCTTGGTGTCAAGGTAGCTCCTGGATACTGGGATGGGGTCAGAATTCGAGAAGCTAAAACAGAGGCTTTTGCTGTTAAAGATCACAGGGGAGAAT TATACAAGAAGCACTACCCGCCTGCTTTGCATGATGAAGTTTGGAGATTGGATAGAATAGCAAAGGATGGGGCACTGCATAAGAAGTTGATGAAGTCTGAAATTATAACGGTAGAAGATTTCCTTCGTATTCTTGTTAGAGATCCACAGAGATTAAGAAAT ATTCTTGGGAGTGGTATGTCAAATAGAATGTGGGATAACACAGTGGAACATGCCAAGACATGTATTTTAGGTGGGAAACTTTACATCTATTATGCAGATGGAGTTCATAGTGCTGGTGTGGTCTTCAACCACATTTATGAGCTTAGAGGACTAATTACAGATGGGCAGTTCCTCCCTCTAGAATCGCTCAATCACAATCAAAAG ATGTTAGTGGATGCTCTGGTGAAAGGAGCATATGAGAATTGGAATCAAGTTGTAGAATATGATGGCAAAGTCCTAAACGATTTGTCTATTAGTAAGAAAGGAACACAAGCTCTGATTGCACCTGCTGCTGATCAGAACCTTATCACCAATCACTATTATCCAAGTACACAGAGCAGGCAGCAATATATTCCTTCTGAACCAGTCCCCCAACATCATAACAAAATTAACAATCAAATAATTCATCAGTTGATTGAATTTCCATTTACAAGTTCTGATTCAGTGGAGGGGGTAAGTATAAGTACTCAACAAGCTCATCTATCAGGTAACTTAGACTATGGATCAGCTGGAGTATCCGCAGTTGGTGGATCTTTTATCTCAAATGATTGGTCAGCTGCACGTGAAGGACAGGGGTTCGGAGACTTTTTCTCTGAAGATATCCGCCTGAGGAGTTCTGAAATGTTGGAGAGTGATGACATGCAAAAACTACTAAAAAACTTTGGTATGGGGTCTGCTTTTGGCCATTCTGATGACACATCGTACTGTTACAACATTCCTTATGAACAGCATCAAGTGAATAAAGTGTGTGAGCAAGAACGTGGTCGGAGTTCAGGGAAGGCTGTTGTAGGATGGCTCAAGTTAAAAGCTGCTCTGAGGTGGGGAATCTTTGTAAGGAGGAAAGCTGCCGAAAGAAGAGCACATCTTATTGAACTTGACTAA
- the LOC141706919 gene encoding calmodulin-binding protein 60 E-like isoform X2, with amino-acid sequence MESSRSNRKVDKRGFEDAGEDQDDTLHHSKRPKLPGLASVIVESLKVDSLQRLCSSLEPLFRRIVSEEIERALTKLGHANAIESNSSLPPSIKGPEGKNYQLHCRTRMPPHLFTGGKVEGEQGAAIHIVLLDGSTGRVVQTGPESAAKLNVVVLEGDFNEEADELWTEEHFESHEVKEREGKRPLLTGELQVILKEGVGTLGELTFTDNSSWIRSRKFRLGVKVAPGYWDGVRIREAKTEAFAVKDHRGELYKKHYPPALHDEVWRLDRIAKDGALHKKLMKSEIITVEDFLRILVRDPQRLRNILGSGMSNRMWDNTVEHAKTCILGGKLYIYYADGVHSAGVVFNHIYELRGLITDGQFLPLESLNHNQKMLVDALVKGAYENWNQVVEYDGKVLNDLSISKKGTQALIAPAADQNLITNHYYPSTQSRQQYIPSEPVPQHHNKINNQIIHQLIEFPFTSSDSVEGVSISTQQAHLSGNLDYGSAGVSAVGGSFISNDWSAAREGQGFGDFFSEDIRLRSSEMLESDDMQKLLKNFGMGSAFGHSDDTSYCYNIPYEQHQVNKVCEQERGRSSGKAVVGWLKLKAALRWGIFVRRKAAERRAHLIELD; translated from the exons TGTGATTGTAGAGTCTCTGAAGGTTGATAGCTTGCAAAGACTTTGCTCATCCCTGGAGCCCCTTTTCCGCAGAATC GTCAGTGAAGAAATTGAGCGAGCTTTGACGAAATTGGGCCACGCCAATGCAATTGAAAG CAACAGCTCGTTGCCCCCAAGTATTAAAGGTCCAGAGGGAAAGAACTATCAACTTCACTGCAGGACCAGGATGCCACCTCATCTATTCACAGGCGGGAAAGTAGAGGGAGAACAAGGTGCAGCTATTCATATTGTCTTGTTAGATGGGAGCACGGGTAGAGTTGTGCAAACTGGACCAGAATCAGCAGCCAAGCTGAATGTCGTGGTGCTTGAAGGAGACTTTAATGAGGAAGCTGATGAATTGTGGACAGAGGAACATTTTGAAAGCCATGAGGTCAAAGAGCGGGAGGGGAAAAGGCCACTTTTAACTGGGGAACTACAAGTAATTTTAAAGGAAGGGGTCGGAACTCTTGGAGAGCTTACTTTCACTGACAATTCGAGTTGGATAAGGAGCAGAAAGTTCAGGCTTGGTGTCAAGGTAGCTCCTGGATACTGGGATGGGGTCAGAATTCGAGAAGCTAAAACAGAGGCTTTTGCTGTTAAAGATCACAGGGGAGAAT TATACAAGAAGCACTACCCGCCTGCTTTGCATGATGAAGTTTGGAGATTGGATAGAATAGCAAAGGATGGGGCACTGCATAAGAAGTTGATGAAGTCTGAAATTATAACGGTAGAAGATTTCCTTCGTATTCTTGTTAGAGATCCACAGAGATTAAGAAAT ATTCTTGGGAGTGGTATGTCAAATAGAATGTGGGATAACACAGTGGAACATGCCAAGACATGTATTTTAGGTGGGAAACTTTACATCTATTATGCAGATGGAGTTCATAGTGCTGGTGTGGTCTTCAACCACATTTATGAGCTTAGAGGACTAATTACAGATGGGCAGTTCCTCCCTCTAGAATCGCTCAATCACAATCAAAAG ATGTTAGTGGATGCTCTGGTGAAAGGAGCATATGAGAATTGGAATCAAGTTGTAGAATATGATGGCAAAGTCCTAAACGATTTGTCTATTAGTAAGAAAGGAACACAAGCTCTGATTGCACCTGCTGCTGATCAGAACCTTATCACCAATCACTATTATCCAAGTACACAGAGCAGGCAGCAATATATTCCTTCTGAACCAGTCCCCCAACATCATAACAAAATTAACAATCAAATAATTCATCAGTTGATTGAATTTCCATTTACAAGTTCTGATTCAGTGGAGGGGGTAAGTATAAGTACTCAACAAGCTCATCTATCAGGTAACTTAGACTATGGATCAGCTGGAGTATCCGCAGTTGGTGGATCTTTTATCTCAAATGATTGGTCAGCTGCACGTGAAGGACAGGGGTTCGGAGACTTTTTCTCTGAAGATATCCGCCTGAGGAGTTCTGAAATGTTGGAGAGTGATGACATGCAAAAACTACTAAAAAACTTTGGTATGGGGTCTGCTTTTGGCCATTCTGATGACACATCGTACTGTTACAACATTCCTTATGAACAGCATCAAGTGAATAAAGTGTGTGAGCAAGAACGTGGTCGGAGTTCAGGGAAGGCTGTTGTAGGATGGCTCAAGTTAAAAGCTGCTCTGAGGTGGGGAATCTTTGTAAGGAGGAAAGCTGCCGAAAGAAGAGCACATCTTATTGAACTTGACTAA
- the LOC141706919 gene encoding calmodulin-binding protein 60 E-like isoform X1 yields MESSRSNRKVDKRGFEDAGEDQDDTLHHSKRPKLPGLASVIVESLKVDSLQRLCSSLEPLFRRIVSEEIERALTKLGHANAIESSNSSLPPSIKGPEGKNYQLHCRTRMPPHLFTGGKVEGEQGAAIHIVLLDGSTGRVVQTGPESAAKLNVVVLEGDFNEEADELWTEEHFESHEVKEREGKRPLLTGELQVILKEGVGTLGELTFTDNSSWIRSRKFRLGVKVAPGYWDGVRIREAKTEAFAVKDHRGELYKKHYPPALHDEVWRLDRIAKDGALHKKLMKSEIITVEDFLRILVRDPQRLRNILGSGMSNRMWDNTVEHAKTCILGGKLYIYYADGVHSAGVVFNHIYELRGLITDGQFLPLESLNHNQKMLVDALVKGAYENWNQVVEYDGKVLNDLSISKKGTQALIAPAADQNLITNHYYPSTQSRQQYIPSEPVPQHHNKINNQIIHQLIEFPFTSSDSVEGVSISTQQAHLSGNLDYGSAGVSAVGGSFISNDWSAAREGQGFGDFFSEDIRLRSSEMLESDDMQKLLKNFGMGSAFGHSDDTSYCYNIPYEQHQVNKVCEQERGRSSGKAVVGWLKLKAALRWGIFVRRKAAERRAHLIELD; encoded by the exons TGTGATTGTAGAGTCTCTGAAGGTTGATAGCTTGCAAAGACTTTGCTCATCCCTGGAGCCCCTTTTCCGCAGAATC GTCAGTGAAGAAATTGAGCGAGCTTTGACGAAATTGGGCCACGCCAATGCAATTGAAAG CAGCAACAGCTCGTTGCCCCCAAGTATTAAAGGTCCAGAGGGAAAGAACTATCAACTTCACTGCAGGACCAGGATGCCACCTCATCTATTCACAGGCGGGAAAGTAGAGGGAGAACAAGGTGCAGCTATTCATATTGTCTTGTTAGATGGGAGCACGGGTAGAGTTGTGCAAACTGGACCAGAATCAGCAGCCAAGCTGAATGTCGTGGTGCTTGAAGGAGACTTTAATGAGGAAGCTGATGAATTGTGGACAGAGGAACATTTTGAAAGCCATGAGGTCAAAGAGCGGGAGGGGAAAAGGCCACTTTTAACTGGGGAACTACAAGTAATTTTAAAGGAAGGGGTCGGAACTCTTGGAGAGCTTACTTTCACTGACAATTCGAGTTGGATAAGGAGCAGAAAGTTCAGGCTTGGTGTCAAGGTAGCTCCTGGATACTGGGATGGGGTCAGAATTCGAGAAGCTAAAACAGAGGCTTTTGCTGTTAAAGATCACAGGGGAGAAT TATACAAGAAGCACTACCCGCCTGCTTTGCATGATGAAGTTTGGAGATTGGATAGAATAGCAAAGGATGGGGCACTGCATAAGAAGTTGATGAAGTCTGAAATTATAACGGTAGAAGATTTCCTTCGTATTCTTGTTAGAGATCCACAGAGATTAAGAAAT ATTCTTGGGAGTGGTATGTCAAATAGAATGTGGGATAACACAGTGGAACATGCCAAGACATGTATTTTAGGTGGGAAACTTTACATCTATTATGCAGATGGAGTTCATAGTGCTGGTGTGGTCTTCAACCACATTTATGAGCTTAGAGGACTAATTACAGATGGGCAGTTCCTCCCTCTAGAATCGCTCAATCACAATCAAAAG ATGTTAGTGGATGCTCTGGTGAAAGGAGCATATGAGAATTGGAATCAAGTTGTAGAATATGATGGCAAAGTCCTAAACGATTTGTCTATTAGTAAGAAAGGAACACAAGCTCTGATTGCACCTGCTGCTGATCAGAACCTTATCACCAATCACTATTATCCAAGTACACAGAGCAGGCAGCAATATATTCCTTCTGAACCAGTCCCCCAACATCATAACAAAATTAACAATCAAATAATTCATCAGTTGATTGAATTTCCATTTACAAGTTCTGATTCAGTGGAGGGGGTAAGTATAAGTACTCAACAAGCTCATCTATCAGGTAACTTAGACTATGGATCAGCTGGAGTATCCGCAGTTGGTGGATCTTTTATCTCAAATGATTGGTCAGCTGCACGTGAAGGACAGGGGTTCGGAGACTTTTTCTCTGAAGATATCCGCCTGAGGAGTTCTGAAATGTTGGAGAGTGATGACATGCAAAAACTACTAAAAAACTTTGGTATGGGGTCTGCTTTTGGCCATTCTGATGACACATCGTACTGTTACAACATTCCTTATGAACAGCATCAAGTGAATAAAGTGTGTGAGCAAGAACGTGGTCGGAGTTCAGGGAAGGCTGTTGTAGGATGGCTCAAGTTAAAAGCTGCTCTGAGGTGGGGAATCTTTGTAAGGAGGAAAGCTGCCGAAAGAAGAGCACATCTTATTGAACTTGACTAA
- the LOC141706918 gene encoding two-component response regulator ORR22-like has translation MIGCKCWVEAIHSALAITIIVNIFSSGPLCFWILNMTVEETRASSGNDFDDFPKGMRVLAVDDDPTCLKLLEGLLRKCQYHVTLANQARTALNMLRENRDRFDLIISDVHMPDMDGFKLLELVGLEMDLPVIMLSANSDPKLVMKGITHGACDYLVKPVRVEELRNIWQHVVRKKVDPKPRDKSNSSYDRDQQGSEGGQGPAVTGNVDQDGKMSRKRKDEEEDDEENDQDEVDPSAQKKPRVVWSIELHRKFVAAVNQLGLEKAVPKRILDLMNVDGLTRENVASHLQKYRLYLKRISSAASQQANMVAALGGKDASYLRMGSLDGFGDYRTLAGSGRLPSTGLPSYAPSGLLGRLNSPAGVSLRGLTSPTSIQPNHAQSLSNPVFGKFQTIGSQGHQNPNFFQGIPSSLELDQFQQTKSISQVGDFSAIDSHRSFSAATNTFADTRAGVNCSSNLLGTGPSNSLLLQGNTQQIQNGLGFVNHSSVNIPSLTSESFNVGTSGSSNIMDDGRGHDWPFQVSKFSPNPLPLNEPFNTTQMPPNNMIYNSSSPSTHIQNSPMHFPSNSTISAPIEDSRGECQGGLVGNFVQNVNQVPNQRFRQHKQDYTNNSNNAFSALSTLSTSNGGTTPFTQIVDQNNVGHNRRMNGSVSSIMQHGETDRSPMNMKMRSTEGYLLDQTKSHGGLVPNNYDSLDDIMNAVMKREQDGTMLMEGEFGLDAYSFGSCI, from the exons ATGATTGGTTGTAAATGTTGGGTTGAAGCCATTCACTCTGCTCTGGCCATCACCATCATTGTCAATAT ATTTTCATCTGGGCCTTTGTGTTTTTGGATTCTAAACATGACTGTTGAGGAAACAAGAGCAAGTTCTGgaaatgattttgatgattttCCAAAGGGTATGCGTGTTCTTGCTGTTGATGATGACCCTACTTGTTTGAAGTTGTTAGAAGGTCTTCTCCGGAAATGCCAGTATCATG TTACACTTGCAAATCAGGCAAGAACAGccttaaatatgctgagagaaaACAGAGACAGATTTGACCTGATTATTAGTGATGTGCATATGCCGGACATGGACGGTTTTAAGCTACTGGAGCTTGTTGGACTTGAAATGGACCTTCCTGTCATCA TGTTGTCCGCCAACAGTGACCCCAAACTTGTGATGAAGGGGATTACTCATGGTGCCTGTGACTATCTTGTAAAACCTGTTCGAGTTGAGGAACTCAGGAACATATGGCAACATGTGGTCCGGAAGAAGGTTGACCCTAAGCCACGAGACAAATCAAACTCATCTTATGACAGAGATCAGCAGGGAAGCGAAGGCGGACAAGGACCTGCAGTGACTGGTAACGTGGACCAGGATGGAAAAATGAGTAGGAAACGAAAGGATGAGGAAGAAGACGATGAAGAGAATGACCAGGACGAGGTCGATCCATCAGCACAGAAGAAACCTCGGGTAGTGTGGTCTATAGAGCTTCATCGGAAATTTGTGGCAGCTGTTAATCAGCTAGGCCTTGAAA AAGCTGTTCCGAAAAGAATTCTTGATCTTATGAATGTTGATGGGCTCACAAGGGAAAATGTTGCTAGCCATCTTCAG AAATACCGGCTGTACCTAAAAAGGATAAGTTCAGCAGCATCCCAGCAAGCTAACATGGTTGCTGCACTAGGTGGTAAGGATGCCTCCTATCTGCGCATGGGATCTCTTGATGGGTTTGGAGATTATCGAACATTGGCTGGATCAGGAAGGCTTCCAAGCACTGGGTTGCCCTCTTATGCTCCCTCTGGATTGCTCGGAAGATTGAATAGTCCTGCTGGAGTGAGCCTCCGTGGCCTTACTTCTCCTACTAGTATCCAGCCAAACCATGCACAAAGCCTGAGCAACCCTGTTTTTGGGAAATTTCAGACAATTGGTTCACAAGGCCACCAAAATCCAAACTTTTTTCAAGGAATTCCATCGTCCTTGGAGCTTGATCAGTTCCAGCAGACCAAGTCTATTTCTCAGGTTGGAGACTTTAGTGCCATTGACAGCCACAGAAGTTTTTCTGCTGCTACTAATACCTTTGCGGACACAAGAGCTGGAGTAAATTGCTCAAGCAACTTACTAGGTACTGGTCCAAGCAACTCTTTACTCCTACAAGGGAACACACAGCAAATACAGAATGGTCTAGGATTTGTTAATCATTCCTCTGTCAACATTCCTTCTTTGACCTCAGAATCTTTTAATGTTGGTACCAGTGGTTCATCTAATATCATGGATGACGGTAGAGGTCATGATTGGCCCTTTCAGGTATCAAAGTTTTCGCCAAACCCTTTACCATTAAATGAACCCTTCAATACTACTCAGATGCCTCCTAATAACATGATATACAATAGTTCGTCTCCAAGCACCCATATTCAGAACTCCCCAATGCATTTTCCCTCTAATTCTACAATATCTGCACCTATTGAAGATTCAAGAGGAGAATGCCAAGGTGGCTTGGTTGGTAATTTTGTTCAGAATGTAAACCAAGTGCCAAATCAAAGATTCAGGCAACATAAACAAGATTACACAAACAACTCAAATAATGCTTTCAGCGCTTTGAGCACCCTTTCTACTTCTAATGGTGGCACGACTCCCTTTACCCAAATAGTGGACCAAAATAATGTGGGACACAATCGAAGGATGAATGGAAGTGTTTCTAGTATCATGCAGCATGGTGAAACTGACAGATCACCTATGAACATGAAAATGAGGTCCACTGAAGGCTACCTTTTGGATCAAACAAAATCTCATGGTGGTTTGGTTCCTAATAATTATGATTCATTGGATGATATAATGAATGCTGTAATGAAACGG GAGCAAGACGGGACAATGTTGATGGAGGGAGAATTTGGACTTGATGCTTACTCATTCGGATCATGTATATGA
- the LOC141706920 gene encoding uncharacterized protein LOC141706920 isoform X1, with protein MGNITSNVAAKFAFFPPEPPTYSIRNDEETGKLSFTGLTPDKNADVHWLDTKGGNKVVATFWKHPVGRFTLLYSHGNAADLGQMQELFIELRAHLRVNIMSYDYSGYGGSTGKPSEFNTYYDIEAVYNCLNHDYGIMQEDVILYGQSVGSGPTLHLASRLPRLRGVVLHSAILSGIRVIYNVKLTFWFDIFKNIDKIRHVSCPVLVIHGTNDETVDFYHGKRLWELAKDKYDPLWVQGGGHCNLETYPEYIKHLRKFVNAMEKISFSRRSKRQNSDPGLADSKHNKCLMFGRS; from the exons ATGGGGAATATAACCTCAAATGTTGCTGCAAAATTTGCTTTTTTTCCTCCTGAACCTCCCACTTATAGTATTCGAAATGATGAAGAAACAGGGAAGCTTTCATTTACTGGCTTGACACCTGATAAAAATGCTGATGTGCATTGGTTAGATACAAAGGGTGGGAATAAAGTTGTTGCTACATTCTGGAAACACCCTGTTGGCAGATTTACCCTTTTGTATTCTCATGGAAATGCTGCTGATTTGGGCCAAATGCAGGAGCTTTTTATTGAGCTTAGAGCTCATCTTCGTGTCAATATTATGAG CTATGATTATTCAGGATATGGAGGGTCAACCGGTAAG CCATCTGAGTTCAACACATACTATGACATAGAAGCTGTGTACAACTGTTTGAATCATGATTATGGAATCATGCAAGAGGATGTGATTTTGTATGGCCAATCGGTTGGAAGTGGACCCACATTACACCTGGCTTCTCGTTTGCCGAGGTTGAGAGGTGTTGTTCTGCATAGTGCCATTCTTTCAGGAATACGTGTTATATATAATGTTAAGTTGACATTCTGGTTTGACATATTTAAA AATATTGACAAGATACGACATGTTAGCTGTCCAGTTCTAGTAATACAT GGGACAAATGATGAAACTGTTGACTTCTATCACGGCAAGCGATTATGGGAACTTGCTAAAGATAAATATGACCCACTATGGGTACAGGGTGGAGGACATTGTAATCTTGAAACTTATCCAGAGTACATAAAGCACTTGCGCAAGTTTGTAAATGCAATGGAAAAGATATCCTTCTCAAGGCGTAGCAAGCGACAGAATTCAGACCCAGGTTTAGCAGATTCAAAGCACAACAAGTGCTTGATGTTTGGAAGATCATAA
- the LOC141706920 gene encoding uncharacterized protein LOC141706920 isoform X2: protein MGNITSNVAAKFAFFPPEPPTYSIRNDEETGKLSFTGLTPDKNADVHWLDTKGGNKVVATFWKHPVGRFTLLYSHGNAADLGQMQELFIELRAHLRVNIMSYDYSGYGGSTGKPSEFNTYYDIEAVYNCLNHDYGIMQEDVILYGQSVGSGPTLHLASRLPRLRGVVLHSAILSGIRVIYNVKLTFWFDIFKNIDKIRHVSCPVLVIHGGGHCNLETYPEYIKHLRKFVNAMEKISFSRRSKRQNSDPGLADSKHNKCLMFGRS from the exons ATGGGGAATATAACCTCAAATGTTGCTGCAAAATTTGCTTTTTTTCCTCCTGAACCTCCCACTTATAGTATTCGAAATGATGAAGAAACAGGGAAGCTTTCATTTACTGGCTTGACACCTGATAAAAATGCTGATGTGCATTGGTTAGATACAAAGGGTGGGAATAAAGTTGTTGCTACATTCTGGAAACACCCTGTTGGCAGATTTACCCTTTTGTATTCTCATGGAAATGCTGCTGATTTGGGCCAAATGCAGGAGCTTTTTATTGAGCTTAGAGCTCATCTTCGTGTCAATATTATGAG CTATGATTATTCAGGATATGGAGGGTCAACCGGTAAG CCATCTGAGTTCAACACATACTATGACATAGAAGCTGTGTACAACTGTTTGAATCATGATTATGGAATCATGCAAGAGGATGTGATTTTGTATGGCCAATCGGTTGGAAGTGGACCCACATTACACCTGGCTTCTCGTTTGCCGAGGTTGAGAGGTGTTGTTCTGCATAGTGCCATTCTTTCAGGAATACGTGTTATATATAATGTTAAGTTGACATTCTGGTTTGACATATTTAAA AATATTGACAAGATACGACATGTTAGCTGTCCAGTTCTAGTAATACAT GGTGGAGGACATTGTAATCTTGAAACTTATCCAGAGTACATAAAGCACTTGCGCAAGTTTGTAAATGCAATGGAAAAGATATCCTTCTCAAGGCGTAGCAAGCGACAGAATTCAGACCCAGGTTTAGCAGATTCAAAGCACAACAAGTGCTTGATGTTTGGAAGATCATAA